A single region of the Variovorax paradoxus genome encodes:
- a CDS encoding flavin reductase family protein, whose amino-acid sequence MTPSSSDTSKASSSSHRLPVPLAKAYRLINHGPTVLVSAAHGGQRNIMAAAWAMPLDFDPPKVAVVLDKSTWTRKLIEGAGTFALQVPARAQLDLTEALGNSSGREIVERDGRDKFAAYGLQTFAGTAGTAPLLEGCVAWLECRLLPEPHIQQRYDLLLGEVIAAQADSRVFADGRWNFTGHDELRTLHHVAGGHFIVDGDAVDARPLAPVKT is encoded by the coding sequence ATGACCCCTTCCTCGTCCGACACTTCCAAGGCTTCATCGTCTTCGCACCGCCTGCCGGTTCCCCTGGCCAAGGCCTACCGCCTGATCAACCACGGCCCCACGGTTCTCGTGAGCGCGGCGCACGGCGGCCAGCGCAACATCATGGCCGCGGCCTGGGCCATGCCGCTGGACTTCGACCCGCCGAAGGTGGCGGTGGTGCTCGACAAGAGCACCTGGACCCGCAAGCTGATCGAAGGCGCGGGTACCTTTGCACTGCAGGTGCCCGCGCGCGCCCAGCTCGATTTGACGGAAGCGCTGGGCAACAGCTCGGGCCGCGAGATCGTCGAGCGCGACGGGCGCGACAAGTTCGCGGCCTACGGGCTGCAGACTTTTGCCGGCACCGCCGGTACGGCGCCCCTGCTGGAAGGCTGCGTGGCGTGGCTCGAATGCCGGCTGTTGCCGGAGCCGCACATCCAGCAGCGCTACGACCTGCTCCTGGGCGAGGTGATCGCTGCGCAGGCCGACTCGCGCGTGTTTGCCGATGGGCGCTGGAACTTCACCGGGCATGACGAACTGCGCACGCTGCACCATGTGGCAGGCGGTCACTTCATCGTCGATGGCGACGCGGTGGATGCGCGGCCGCTCGCGCCCGTGAAAACCTAG
- a CDS encoding CPBP family intramembrane glutamic endopeptidase, whose translation MKTSQGFPSGPQAALLFLALFLCEFVIAVALRDANRWLGLNDMQLGVLAAVLGNGCVFAGVMHFQQLTYRELFHQSPASARATLVLIVPPVLLLVPGLMVVVVTAMNLLVWVAPLSAWEESMFSRMADGSVAATLAVCVMAPLLEEMLFRGIVLRGFLQRYSRWQAILGSALLFGVAHMNIYQFLVGLVLGTVLGWLYERTRSLIPCIALHAAYNTGTVFLNDLPETISAADAALALLAIVLATVCGALALRHMLVAPIARRPAP comes from the coding sequence GTGAAGACAAGCCAGGGCTTTCCCAGCGGGCCGCAAGCAGCCCTCCTGTTCCTGGCGCTGTTCCTCTGCGAGTTCGTCATTGCCGTTGCACTGCGCGACGCCAACCGCTGGCTTGGACTCAACGACATGCAGCTTGGCGTGCTTGCCGCCGTGCTGGGCAACGGCTGCGTATTCGCCGGGGTCATGCACTTTCAGCAGCTCACCTATCGCGAGCTGTTCCACCAATCCCCGGCCTCCGCCAGGGCCACACTGGTGCTGATCGTGCCGCCAGTGCTGCTGCTGGTGCCGGGGCTGATGGTGGTGGTGGTGACGGCAATGAACCTGCTGGTGTGGGTCGCGCCGCTTTCAGCCTGGGAAGAATCAATGTTCAGCCGCATGGCCGACGGCAGCGTTGCGGCCACGCTGGCGGTGTGCGTGATGGCACCCCTGCTCGAGGAAATGCTGTTCCGCGGCATCGTGCTGCGCGGGTTCTTGCAGCGTTATTCCCGTTGGCAGGCCATCCTGGGCTCGGCGTTGCTCTTCGGGGTGGCGCACATGAACATTTACCAGTTTCTCGTCGGGCTGGTATTGGGCACGGTGCTGGGATGGCTCTATGAACGCACACGCTCGCTCATTCCCTGCATCGCGCTGCATGCGGCCTACAACACCGGCACGGTTTTTTTGAATGACCTGCCCGAAACGATTTCGGCCGCGGACGCCGCGCTGGCCCTGCTCGCGATTGTGCTGGCAACGGTGTGCGGCGCGCTGGCCCTGCGGCACATGCTGGTGGCGCCCATCGCGCGCAGGCCCGCGCCCTGA